The Gammaproteobacteria bacterium genome has a segment encoding these proteins:
- a CDS encoding Na(+)-translocating NADH-quinone reductase subunit A, protein MATPPGHRGTVLKQRRDIRIRRGLDVPIAGTPKQEILDAPATTTVALLGRDYPGLRPELLVRPGDSVTAGQPVARDRRHPDFVLTSPGSGSIEAIQRGARRRLTSIVIRLASGDPVTFPAIDPAAGDRALLQQRLLESGLWSAFRTRPFSRIPQPGAEPAAIFVTAIDTNPLAADPAIVLDGQHDALRDGLTTLAQLTDGSVYFCRGPELKLELPALPQLVDAVFRGPHPAGLPGTHIHFLEPAGPARSVWHVGYQDVVAMGKLVRHGELSLERVIAIGGPSVAQPRLLRTRIGASTDDLVAGELEPGPCRVVSGPLLSGHRAAADERFLGRYHQQLIVLPDGGEREFLGWMAPGLKKYSSIGAFASSLLPRRNFRLTTSLNGSARAIVPIGNFEKVMPLDVLPVPLLKALLVRDADSARELGALELDEEDLALCSFVCCSKHNYGPALRHVLDKLEHDG, encoded by the coding sequence ATGGCAACGCCGCCGGGGCACAGGGGGACAGTTCTGAAGCAGCGCAGAGATATCCGGATCCGCCGCGGTCTGGACGTTCCAATTGCCGGCACCCCAAAACAAGAGATTCTGGATGCGCCGGCAACCACAACCGTGGCTCTGCTCGGTCGTGATTACCCCGGACTGCGCCCTGAGTTGCTGGTCAGACCCGGCGACAGCGTCACGGCCGGGCAGCCGGTTGCGCGTGACCGGCGTCACCCCGATTTTGTCCTGACGTCACCCGGGAGCGGCAGCATCGAGGCCATCCAGCGCGGTGCACGCCGGCGCCTGACCTCGATCGTCATACGATTGGCCAGTGGTGACCCGGTTACTTTTCCAGCGATTGATCCAGCGGCAGGTGACCGTGCATTGCTGCAGCAACGTCTGCTGGAATCAGGATTGTGGTCAGCTTTCCGCACCAGGCCGTTTTCTCGCATTCCGCAGCCTGGTGCTGAACCGGCAGCAATTTTTGTAACAGCTATCGACACAAACCCGCTGGCCGCAGACCCTGCCATCGTTCTTGACGGGCAGCACGATGCGCTGCGCGATGGATTGACGACGCTGGCACAACTTACCGACGGCAGCGTTTATTTCTGCCGCGGGCCCGAATTGAAACTGGAGCTGCCCGCGCTGCCGCAGCTCGTCGATGCCGTGTTTCGTGGTCCGCATCCAGCCGGCCTGCCCGGCACCCACATTCACTTTCTCGAACCTGCGGGGCCAGCCAGATCCGTGTGGCATGTCGGTTACCAGGATGTCGTGGCGATGGGCAAACTGGTACGTCACGGCGAGTTGTCGCTCGAACGGGTTATCGCAATCGGTGGTCCGTCCGTCGCGCAGCCGCGCCTGCTGCGCACCCGCATCGGCGCAAGTACGGACGACCTCGTCGCCGGCGAACTCGAGCCTGGCCCGTGTCGTGTTGTCTCCGGGCCATTGCTGTCGGGACACCGGGCCGCAGCTGACGAGCGTTTCCTGGGTCGTTATCACCAGCAACTGATCGTGCTGCCGGATGGCGGCGAGCGTGAGTTCCTTGGCTGGATGGCACCGGGGCTGAAAAAATACTCCTCTATCGGCGCATTTGCCTCCAGCCTGTTACCGCGACGCAACTTCCGCCTGACTACGTCACTCAACGGCAGCGCCCGCGCTATCGTGCCGATCGGCAACTTCGAAAAAGTCATGCCGCTGGACGTGCTGCCGGTGCCGTTGCTCAAGGCCCTGCTGGTACGCGACGCTGACAGTGCCCGCGAGCTCGGCGCGCTGGAACTCGACGAAGAAGACCTCGCGCTGTGCTCTTTTGTCTGCTGCAGCAAACACAACTACGGCCCGGCGCTGCGCCACGTGCTGGACAAACTGGAGCATGACGGCTGA
- the nqrE gene encoding NADH:ubiquinone reductase (Na(+)-transporting) subunit E, which produces MGAYLELFVQAAFVENLALSFFLGMCTFLAVSKRVDTAIGLGIAVIVVQIITVPVNHLLYVHVLRDGALHWAGLGELDLSFLGLVTYIGVIAAMVQILEMILDRYFPALFQALGIFLPLITVNCAILGGTLFMVERNYTLGESVVYGIGSGAGWALAVIALAGIREKMRYSDVPAGLQGLGITFIIVGLMSLGFMSFSGVQF; this is translated from the coding sequence GTGGGCGCTTACCTGGAACTGTTTGTCCAGGCGGCGTTCGTCGAGAACCTGGCGCTTTCGTTTTTCCTCGGCATGTGCACCTTCCTGGCGGTATCAAAACGCGTCGACACCGCAATCGGCCTGGGTATCGCAGTTATTGTGGTGCAGATCATCACCGTGCCGGTTAACCATCTGCTGTATGTGCATGTGCTGCGTGATGGAGCGCTGCACTGGGCGGGGCTGGGCGAACTGGACCTGAGCTTTCTTGGCCTGGTCACCTATATCGGCGTCATCGCCGCCATGGTGCAGATCCTCGAAATGATACTGGACCGGTATTTTCCCGCACTGTTCCAGGCGCTCGGTATATTCCTGCCGCTCATTACAGTCAATTGCGCCATTCTTGGCGGCACGCTGTTTATGGTTGAACGCAACTACACGCTCGGCGAGAGCGTCGTTTACGGCATTGGCAGCGGCGCCGGCTGGGCGCTTGCGGTGATTGCGCTGGCCGGCATCCGCGAAAAAATGCGTTACAGCGATGTACCGGCAGGCCTGCAGGGTCTCGGTATCACTTTCATAATCGTCGGGTTGATGTCGCTTGGATTTATGAGCTTTTCGGGAGTGCAGTTCTGA
- a CDS encoding diguanylate cyclase — MCANRNICRLSLAAAAGLLFASWLDAAPAAAATDTTMRFQRYSIDDGLSQSNVQAIVQDHSGLLWFATENGLNRFNGYDFSVYRRDRSSDTALENDFIADLAVDESGNVWVATDGGGIARWNAVTDGFEVLQHVPFDPTTIADDNIRAVLAAPGGVVWVGTRGSGLNRIDTATGAVTHYSHDPGNPGSLSSDEIYALALDASGALWIATQNGLNRLEQQAGAVTRYLHDPGDPASLADSIVESLYVDAAGTVWAGTFKGGLSRLDAETGTFVHHRHNATDPASLSNDRVQVLYEDTGRRFWVGTAAGLNLMNREAGTFTRYGHDPADDTSLSGDNIMSLFQDASGVLWVGTKLNGINAWNPRSWSFGHHAADAGLSSPLISAFAENGRGELWIGTFGGGLNVLDRSTGAMRHIRAADSDLGDDRIMALLIDSDGTVWAGTMGGGLNRIDTATGEIRTLLHEPGNGNSLPADGIMSLFEDSAGYIWAGTFGGGASRFDKAAKAFTNFAPEPGNDSSLSAARATAITEDQFGIVWVGTDGGGLNALDGTSGRWQHFRHDPDNPASLSANTVYSLHVDKQNRVWVGTRAGLDRLQRDPETGAPTGFSSITQNDGLANDTIYGVRSDRGGNIWISTNYGLARLDPRSGDIRNFHRIHGLQGEEFNFGAHHANEHGELFFGGTNGFNVFNPAELELGSKAPGVILTSFSKLNQPFDAAMPIEKLPRVSLDYDENMVTFEFAATDFVSPAQNHYRHMLEGFDRDWVNAGTERRITYTNLDPGNYVLRVKAANSDGVWSEPGIEIPVSVAPAPWQTWWAYLLYALVVAGAIVMLVRVQQRKLAREAEYSRRLESEVNDRTQELAERNEQLQVANSRLHEASHTDALTGLRNRRYLFDEITRDIDLVHRHFDKEAKGRRSTFNDDIVFIVVDLDNFKPVNDILGHQAGDRLLLTVCEALVNACRSSDIVIRWGGDEFLVVARETSRVEATQLVERIRANVENCAVELDNGQVARTTCSLGFAAYPFLTDQPDLLDWQQILWVADVAMYRAKAGRNAWCGIYGSEWTGTAKELLEQLKLDAEGLAENRQVRIVDATTQGAERIA; from the coding sequence ATGTGTGCCAATCGAAATATCTGTCGTCTGTCTCTGGCGGCAGCCGCAGGGCTGCTGTTTGCGTCGTGGCTGGATGCTGCCCCGGCCGCGGCCGCGACCGATACAACCATGCGCTTTCAGCGTTACTCGATCGACGACGGCCTGTCGCAAAGCAATGTTCAGGCGATCGTCCAGGATCACAGCGGCCTGCTGTGGTTTGCGACCGAGAACGGCCTCAACCGTTTCAATGGCTATGACTTCAGTGTTTACCGGCGGGATCGCTCTTCTGACACGGCGCTGGAGAACGACTTTATCGCCGATCTCGCTGTCGACGAAAGCGGAAACGTCTGGGTGGCAACTGATGGCGGTGGCATTGCACGGTGGAATGCCGTCACCGATGGCTTCGAAGTTTTGCAGCACGTACCGTTTGACCCGACGACGATTGCCGACGACAACATACGCGCCGTACTGGCCGCCCCGGGCGGCGTGGTCTGGGTCGGCACACGTGGCAGCGGCCTGAACCGCATTGACACCGCTACCGGCGCCGTTACTCACTACAGTCACGACCCCGGTAATCCCGGTTCGCTGAGCAGCGACGAGATCTATGCGCTGGCTTTGGATGCATCCGGCGCACTGTGGATCGCAACTCAAAATGGCCTGAACCGGCTCGAGCAACAAGCTGGCGCGGTTACACGCTACCTGCATGATCCCGGCGACCCCGCCAGCCTGGCCGACAGCATCGTCGAATCGCTGTACGTTGATGCCGCCGGCACGGTGTGGGCCGGTACTTTCAAGGGCGGCCTGAGCCGGCTGGATGCCGAAACCGGAACTTTTGTTCACCACCGTCACAACGCGACCGACCCGGCAAGCCTTAGTAACGACAGGGTGCAGGTGCTCTACGAAGATACAGGCAGGCGCTTCTGGGTTGGTACCGCCGCCGGCCTCAACCTGATGAACAGGGAGGCTGGCACCTTCACGCGCTACGGCCATGACCCCGCCGATGACACAAGTCTTAGCGGTGACAACATCATGTCGCTGTTCCAGGATGCCAGCGGCGTGCTGTGGGTTGGCACAAAACTCAATGGCATCAATGCATGGAATCCGCGCTCCTGGTCTTTCGGCCACCACGCAGCCGACGCCGGACTGAGCAGCCCCCTTATATCTGCATTCGCCGAAAACGGCAGGGGCGAGCTGTGGATCGGTACCTTCGGCGGTGGGCTGAATGTGCTCGACCGGTCAACCGGCGCGATGCGCCACATTCGTGCCGCGGACTCTGATCTCGGCGACGATCGCATCATGGCGCTGCTGATCGACTCGGATGGCACCGTGTGGGCCGGCACCATGGGTGGCGGGCTGAATCGCATAGATACCGCGACCGGCGAGATTCGCACGCTGCTGCATGAACCGGGCAACGGGAACAGCCTGCCCGCTGACGGCATCATGTCGCTGTTTGAGGACAGCGCCGGTTACATCTGGGCCGGCACTTTTGGCGGCGGCGCCAGCCGCTTCGACAAGGCGGCGAAAGCCTTTACCAATTTCGCGCCAGAGCCGGGGAACGACAGCAGCCTGTCGGCAGCTCGGGCAACAGCCATTACTGAAGACCAGTTCGGCATAGTCTGGGTCGGTACCGACGGCGGCGGGCTCAACGCACTCGACGGTACATCCGGACGTTGGCAGCATTTCCGGCATGACCCCGACAATCCGGCCAGCCTGAGTGCCAATACGGTCTACTCACTGCATGTCGACAAACAAAACCGTGTTTGGGTTGGCACCCGCGCCGGACTTGACCGGCTGCAGCGTGACCCCGAGACCGGCGCACCAACCGGTTTCAGCAGCATCACCCAGAATGACGGGTTGGCCAACGACACAATCTACGGCGTACGGTCTGACCGGGGTGGCAACATCTGGATCAGCACGAACTACGGGCTGGCGCGACTGGATCCTCGCAGTGGTGATATCCGAAATTTCCACCGCATCCACGGCCTGCAGGGTGAGGAATTCAACTTCGGTGCCCACCATGCGAACGAACACGGTGAGTTGTTCTTCGGCGGCACCAATGGTTTTAACGTCTTCAACCCGGCCGAACTCGAACTTGGATCAAAAGCGCCCGGGGTGATACTGACGTCTTTTTCCAAGCTGAACCAGCCCTTCGATGCTGCCATGCCGATCGAGAAACTGCCCCGTGTAAGTCTCGACTATGACGAAAATATGGTGACTTTCGAATTTGCCGCCACGGACTTTGTCTCGCCGGCGCAAAATCATTATCGCCATATGCTGGAGGGTTTCGATCGGGACTGGGTTAATGCCGGCACGGAACGACGCATCACTTACACCAACCTCGACCCCGGCAACTACGTGCTGCGGGTAAAAGCGGCCAACAGCGACGGTGTCTGGTCGGAACCAGGTATCGAGATACCGGTGTCGGTGGCGCCTGCGCCTTGGCAGACATGGTGGGCCTATCTGCTCTACGCGCTCGTAGTTGCCGGTGCCATCGTCATGTTGGTCCGTGTACAACAGCGCAAACTGGCGCGCGAAGCAGAATACAGCCGGCGCCTCGAATCTGAAGTCAATGACCGCACGCAGGAACTGGCAGAGCGTAATGAGCAGCTACAGGTGGCCAACAGTCGTCTGCATGAAGCAAGCCACACGGACGCGCTGACCGGACTGCGCAACCGGCGCTACCTGTTCGACGAGATTACCCGGGATATCGATCTGGTTCATCGCCACTTCGACAAGGAGGCGAAGGGGCGGCGCAGCACGTTCAATGACGATATTGTGTTTATTGTTGTCGACCTGGACAACTTCAAGCCAGTGAACGATATTCTCGGCCACCAGGCAGGCGACAGGCTGTTGCTCACAGTATGCGAAGCACTCGTTAACGCATGTCGCTCATCGGACATTGTTATCCGCTGGGGTGGTGATGAATTCCTGGTTGTTGCCCGCGAAACCAGCCGGGTCGAAGCCACGCAGCTGGTCGAGCGGATTCGCGCGAACGTGGAAAACTGCGCTGTAGAACTCGACAATGGCCAGGTCGCCAGAACCACCTGTTCACTGGGTTTTGCAGCCTATCCGTTCCTGACAGATCAACCCGACCTGCTCGACTGGCAACAGATCCTGTGGGTTGCCGACGTCGCCATGTACCGCGCCAAGGCTGGGCGTAACGCCTGGTGCGGCATTTACGGCTCGGAGTGGACGGGCACCGCCAAGGAACTACTCGAGCAGCTCAAACTCGACGCGGAGGGCCTGGCTGAAAACCGCCAGGTCCGGATCGTCGATGCCACGACCCAGGGCGCAGAGCGCATAGCCTGA
- a CDS encoding Na(+)-translocating NADH-quinone reductase subunit C has translation MPDSGNSIRQTLLVALSVSLVCSIIVATAAVLLEPRRIQNEQRAIRYDILDVAGKLDSAADIDEAFAAIETRLVQLETGDYADGDPQQFDARDAARDPELGIAVPPDLDVAQIDRRARFGKVYLVRDGATLERIVLPIHGYGLWSTMYGFVAVTPDAQRILAIKFYEHAETPGLGDQIDNPKWLASWTDTLIYDDSGAIAVEVIKGAVRPNDSRADYRIDGLSGATLTGNGVSNTVRYWLGQHGYGPYLQRLKSGNET, from the coding sequence ATGCCTGATTCCGGCAACAGCATTCGCCAGACGCTGCTGGTTGCGCTGAGCGTCAGCCTGGTCTGCTCGATTATCGTCGCAACGGCGGCGGTGCTGCTGGAACCTCGCCGTATCCAGAACGAACAGCGCGCAATTCGCTACGACATCCTCGATGTTGCCGGCAAGCTCGATTCTGCTGCGGACATCGATGAAGCATTCGCCGCAATCGAAACCCGGCTGGTACAGCTCGAGACCGGCGACTACGCTGACGGGGATCCACAACAATTCGATGCGCGCGATGCGGCGCGCGATCCTGAACTGGGTATCGCGGTGCCGCCGGACCTCGATGTTGCCCAGATCGACCGCCGTGCACGGTTTGGCAAGGTCTACCTGGTGCGCGATGGCGCCACGCTGGAGCGCATTGTGCTGCCGATTCATGGCTACGGCCTGTGGTCGACGATGTACGGCTTTGTTGCCGTTACGCCAGACGCGCAACGCATCCTTGCAATCAAGTTCTATGAGCACGCGGAAACGCCCGGACTGGGTGACCAGATCGACAACCCGAAGTGGCTCGCCTCGTGGACCGATACGCTGATCTATGACGACAGCGGTGCAATTGCCGTTGAAGTGATCAAGGGCGCCGTGCGGCCGAACGATTCGCGTGCGGATTACCGGATTGACGGGCTGAGTGGCGCCACGCTGACCGGAAACGGCGTGAGCAACACCGTACGTTACTGGCTCGGCCAGCACGGCTACGGACCCTACCTGCAGCGGCTGAAAAGCGGGAATGAAACATGA
- a CDS encoding CBS domain-containing protein has translation MNATRLTAQDFMITSIVTFSPDTEMMDALHELVSKEISGAPVLDERGNLVGLLTERDCLGTVLTAGYHGEAAGRVAEYMSRDVVSVDADASLMDIAERFSQTPYRRFPVMKNSRLVGLISRRDVLRAVMSLAG, from the coding sequence ATGAATGCAACACGACTTACTGCTCAGGATTTCATGATCACGTCGATCGTGACCTTTTCACCCGACACCGAAATGATGGATGCACTGCACGAACTGGTGAGCAAGGAAATCTCCGGCGCGCCGGTGCTTGATGAACGCGGTAACCTTGTCGGCCTGCTGACCGAGCGCGACTGCCTGGGCACGGTGCTGACTGCCGGCTACCACGGCGAGGCGGCCGGACGGGTAGCCGAATACATGAGCCGCGACGTTGTTTCGGTCGATGCCGACGCCAGCCTGATGGATATCGCCGAACGCTTTTCGCAGACGCCATACCGGCGCTTCCCGGTAATGAAAAACAGCCGGCTGGTCGGACTGATCAGCCGTCGCGACGTACTGCGCGCGGTGATGTCGCTGGCAGGCTAG
- a CDS encoding NADH:ubiquinone reductase (Na(+)-transporting) subunit F, whose product MAQILISVLFFAGIVLSLSILILLARARLVPGGNAEILVNDERKLDVAVGDKLLNTLSKAELYLPSGCGGKGTCGQCRIQVSSGGGGVLPTETALLSHREIAADTRLACQVTVREDMHVRVPDDVFGVKKWACKVRSNNNVATYIKELVLELPPGEPMDFHAGGYIQIHCPAFDLRFTDFDIDEQFRAEWERYQLWRHFSAATEPTTRAYSMANYPGETGVVMLNVRIATPPPGLADDVPAGIVSSYIFGLKPGDDVEVSGPYGEFFIRDTEREMVYIGGGAGMAPMRSHILDLLERQHSKRKISYWYGARSSQELFYVEDFDRLAAAHENFQWHIALSDPRPDDQWSGHTGFIHDVVRRAYLEDHEAPEECEYYMCGPPLMIAAVMKMLDDLGVERDSILFDDFGG is encoded by the coding sequence ATGGCCCAAATCCTGATCAGCGTGCTGTTTTTCGCCGGCATCGTGCTGTCGCTATCGATACTCATACTGCTTGCACGCGCCCGGCTGGTGCCCGGCGGCAACGCCGAAATACTGGTTAACGATGAGCGCAAGCTGGATGTCGCGGTCGGCGACAAGCTGCTCAACACGCTGTCGAAGGCGGAGCTGTACCTGCCATCGGGCTGCGGCGGCAAGGGTACCTGCGGACAATGTCGCATCCAGGTATCCAGCGGCGGCGGCGGCGTGCTGCCCACCGAAACCGCGTTGCTCAGTCACCGTGAAATCGCCGCGGACACGCGCCTGGCCTGCCAGGTCACGGTGCGTGAGGACATGCACGTGCGGGTTCCTGACGATGTCTTCGGCGTAAAAAAGTGGGCCTGCAAAGTACGATCGAACAACAATGTTGCGACCTATATCAAGGAGCTCGTGCTGGAATTGCCGCCGGGTGAGCCGATGGATTTCCACGCAGGCGGCTACATCCAGATTCACTGCCCGGCATTCGACTTACGCTTTACGGATTTCGACATTGATGAGCAGTTCCGGGCGGAGTGGGAGCGCTACCAGCTGTGGCGTCATTTTTCGGCGGCGACCGAACCGACGACACGTGCCTACTCGATGGCCAACTACCCGGGCGAGACCGGCGTCGTCATGCTCAACGTTCGCATCGCCACACCGCCGCCCGGTCTGGCGGACGATGTCCCTGCCGGCATCGTGTCGTCTTATATTTTTGGCCTGAAACCAGGAGACGACGTTGAGGTATCCGGGCCGTACGGCGAATTTTTCATCCGCGATACCGAACGCGAGATGGTTTACATCGGCGGCGGTGCCGGTATGGCGCCCATGCGGTCGCACATTCTTGACCTGCTGGAACGACAGCACTCAAAGCGCAAGATCAGCTACTGGTATGGCGCCCGCAGCAGTCAGGAGCTGTTTTACGTCGAGGATTTCGACCGTCTGGCCGCCGCCCACGAGAATTTCCAGTGGCACATTGCGCTGTCTGACCCGCGGCCGGATGACCAGTGGAGTGGCCATACCGGATTTATCCACGACGTGGTTCGGCGGGCCTACCTTGAAGATCACGAAGCACCCGAAGAGTGCGAGTACTACATGTGTGGTCCGCCACTCATGATCGCCGCGGTAATGAAAATGCTCGACGATCTCGGCGTGGAACGCGACAGCATCCTGTTTGACGATTTTGGTGGTTGA
- a CDS encoding NADH:ubiquinone reductase (Na(+)-transporting) subunit B, with protein MRFLRRQIDRIEPWFQPGGRLSSYSALYEMVDTLFYTPADTTRLAPHARDAVDLKRVMIIVFIAVMPCAVFGMWNTGFHANAAIAELGLSGAAGWRGWLLDLLGVGYDPGNAFACFMHGLLYFLPIYIVTMAVGGFWEVLFALVRGHEVNEGFFVTSILYVLILPATTPLWQVALGITFGVVIAKELFGGTGKNFMNPALAGRAFLYFAYPIQMSGDAVWVPVDGYTGATALAVAAENGVDAVISSGISWMDAFIGPIQGSLGETSALACVIGGLIVVYTGVASWRIIAAVMLGMITTTLLFNVIGSDTNPMYALPWHWHFVLGGFAFGMMFMATDPVSACQTNMGRWIFGFLIGFMTIVIRVANVAFPEGIMLAILFANIFAPLIDYFVVRANVRRRERRNA; from the coding sequence ATGCGTTTTCTGCGCCGACAAATTGACCGCATCGAACCCTGGTTTCAGCCCGGCGGGCGGCTGTCGTCGTACAGCGCGCTGTATGAAATGGTAGACACGCTGTTCTACACCCCGGCAGACACCACCAGGCTCGCTCCACACGCCCGTGACGCAGTCGATCTCAAGCGGGTAATGATTATCGTGTTTATCGCGGTAATGCCCTGCGCCGTCTTCGGTATGTGGAACACCGGTTTTCACGCCAATGCCGCTATTGCGGAGCTGGGCCTGTCCGGCGCTGCCGGCTGGCGCGGCTGGCTGCTGGACCTGTTGGGTGTCGGCTATGACCCGGGCAATGCTTTCGCCTGTTTCATGCACGGGCTGCTGTATTTCCTGCCGATATACATCGTCACTATGGCAGTCGGCGGTTTCTGGGAGGTGCTTTTCGCACTGGTACGTGGCCACGAGGTCAATGAAGGCTTTTTCGTCACATCGATCCTGTATGTGCTGATACTGCCGGCGACTACACCACTGTGGCAGGTAGCTCTCGGCATCACTTTCGGTGTGGTCATTGCCAAAGAGCTGTTCGGCGGTACCGGCAAGAACTTCATGAACCCGGCGCTGGCAGGGCGCGCCTTTCTGTACTTTGCCTATCCGATACAGATGTCCGGCGATGCCGTGTGGGTGCCGGTCGACGGCTATACCGGCGCCACGGCACTGGCAGTTGCTGCCGAGAATGGCGTCGACGCCGTAATCAGCAGCGGCATCAGCTGGATGGATGCTTTCATCGGGCCGATCCAGGGCTCACTCGGTGAAACTTCGGCGCTGGCCTGCGTAATCGGCGGGCTGATTGTCGTGTACACCGGTGTGGCCTCATGGCGGATTATTGCCGCAGTCATGCTGGGCATGATCACCACCACGCTCCTTTTCAATGTCATCGGCTCTGACACCAACCCGATGTATGCACTGCCATGGCACTGGCATTTCGTGCTGGGCGGCTTTGCCTTCGGCATGATGTTCATGGCCACCGACCCGGTCTCGGCCTGCCAGACCAATATGGGGCGCTGGATATTCGGTTTCCTGATCGGCTTTATGACGATAGTCATCCGGGTTGCCAACGTGGCATTTCCCGAGGGCATCATGCTGGCAATTCTCTTTGCCAATATTTTTGCACCGTTGATCGACTACTTCGTTGTCCGGGCCAACGTGCGCCGGCGGGAGCGCCGCAATGCCTGA
- a CDS encoding NADH:ubiquinone reductase (Na(+)-transporting) subunit D: protein MSNRSAKTIIEPIVDNNPITLQILGVCSALAVTTSLLPALIMCVAVIAVAAIANTAISAIRTHVPTNIRIIVQMTIIASLVIVVDQILKAYAYETSKQLSVFVGLIITNCIILGRAESFAMHNPVVPSLLDGIGNGIGYSLVLIIVASTRELFGAGTLLGFTVLPAVSDGGWYVPNGMMLLPPSAFFVIGLLIWAVRSWKRKQVEQPQFRIHEERV, encoded by the coding sequence ATGAGCAATCGTTCTGCCAAAACGATCATCGAGCCGATCGTCGATAACAACCCGATTACTTTGCAGATACTCGGCGTTTGCTCGGCGCTGGCAGTCACGACCTCCCTGCTGCCGGCGCTGATCATGTGTGTTGCCGTGATCGCCGTAGCAGCCATTGCCAACACGGCGATCAGCGCGATACGCACGCATGTGCCAACAAATATCCGCATCATCGTGCAAATGACGATCATTGCGTCGCTGGTAATCGTGGTCGACCAGATACTAAAAGCTTATGCCTACGAAACCAGCAAGCAGCTGTCGGTCTTTGTTGGTCTGATCATCACCAACTGCATTATCCTCGGCCGCGCCGAGAGTTTTGCCATGCACAACCCGGTAGTGCCGAGCCTGCTCGACGGCATCGGCAACGGCATTGGCTACAGCCTGGTGCTGATAATCGTCGCCAGCACGCGTGAGCTGTTCGGCGCCGGCACGCTGCTCGGCTTTACCGTTCTGCCCGCTGTCAGCGACGGCGGCTGGTATGTCCCGAACGGCATGATGCTGTTACCACCGAGTGCGTTCTTCGTCATTGGCCTGTTGATCTGGGCGGTGCGCAGCTGGAAGCGCAAACAGGTGGAACAGCCGCAGTTCCGCATCCACGAGGAGCGTGTCTAG